One window from the genome of Pieris napi chromosome 3, ilPieNapi1.2, whole genome shotgun sequence encodes:
- the LOC125048500 gene encoding oxamate amidohydrolase proenzyme-like isoform X1 — MVDYNIKKEGDMDVSVMAPSAMVVTPHHLATQTAIMILRQGGTAIEAMVAAAATIAVVYPHMNSIGGDSFWLILPPNGEPIAIDASGPAGSLADLNFFQGINKIPDKGPKSAITVAGTVAGWDAALRYLTESGYQPMPVANLLSDAIAYSEHGFPISSCQAKANEIFKTRLTNFTQDFKDIFFPDGRVLKTGDLLYQKKLANTFKDLANNGLDSFYRGTVAQSIVEDMQTLGMPITESDLFNYNAIRCRPLRLQHSHGELLNLPPPTQGVLSLSILGMLDDLHIDGKHEGEFIHAAVEATKQAFKLRDTYITDPRYMNVSAQSLLSKSNIFEMASHIDLERASPEGNGDGPGDTIWMGIMDKEGFSVSFIQSIFHEYGSGVVLPKTGILWQNRGVSFNLNPGSLRFIVPGKKPFHTLNPAAAILNDGRVMVYGTRGGDGQPQTQTAIFHRYVVQGKNLQQSVYDPRWAYGPFTMDPTSILRLENRFSQETINYLKDRGHVMAMLPAFTEMVGQAGALVRHTNGVLEGAWDVRSNGFAAGF; from the exons atggtcgattataatattaag AAAGAAGGAGACATGGACGTAAGTGTGATGGCACCAAGTGCCATGGTGGTTACACCACATCACCTGGCTACTCAAACTGCCATAATGATATTACGACAGGGTGGGACAGCTATTGAAGCAATGGTTGCCGCTGCAGCGACAATAGCGGTTGTGTACCCTCATATGAATAGTATAGGAGGTGATAGTTTCTGGCTGATTCTACCACCAAATGGTGAACCCATAGCGATTGATGCGTCTGGTCCGGCAGGAAGCTTAGCTGATCTGAACTTTTTTCAAGGCATTAATAAAATTCCAGACAAAGGTCCAAAGTCTGCGATTACAGTAGCAGGAACAGTTGCAGGCTGGGATGCGGCATTGAGATATCTAACGGAATCTGGTTATCAACCGATGCCTGTCGCTAATCTTCTATCAGACGCCATAGCGTACTCTGAACATGGTTTTCCAATTTCATCATGCCAGGCAAAagcaaatgaaatatttaagacAAGGCTAACAAATTTTACTCAAGACttcaaagatatattttttcctgATGGTAGAGTTTTGAAAACTGGGGATCTTTTGTATCAGAAAAAGTTAGCAAACACTTTTAAAGATCTTGCAAATAACGGATTGGATAGTTTCTATCGTGGCACTGTAGCTCAATCAATAGTAGAAGATATGCAAACTCTCGGTATGCCTATAACAGAATCCgacctttttaattataatgctATACGATGTCGCCCTTTGAGGCTGCAACATTCGCATGGTGAGTTATTAAACTTACCACCACCTACACAAGGGGTACTTTCGCTATCCATACTTGGTATGTTAGACGACTTACACATTGATGGAAAACATGAAGGTGAATTTATTCATGCCGCTGTTGAAGCTACAAAGCAGGCATTTAAATTGCGCGATACATACATAACTGATCCTAGATATATGAATGTTTCTGCTCAATCATTGCTTTCGAAAAGTAATATCTTTGAAATGGCAAGCCACATAGATCTAGAAAGGGCTTCACCCGAAGGAAATGGAGATGGGCCAGGTGACACAATTTGGATGGGTATTATGGATAAGGAAGGATTTTCAGTATCTTTTATACAAAGTATATTCCACGAATATGGAAGTGGCGTAGTGCTACCTAAGACTGGTATTTTGTGGCAGAATAGAggtgtttcatttaatttaaatccgGGCAGTTTAAGATTTATAGTACCGGGAAAAAAACCTTTTCACACTCTTAACCCAGCTGCTGCAATATTGAACGATGGAAGAGTTATGGTATACGGAACTCGTGGTGGAGATGGCCAACCCCAAACTCAAACAGCAATTTTTCACAGATATGTGGTCCAAGGAAAGAATTTACAACAATCTGTTTACGACCCACGATGGGCATATGGGCCATTTACTATGGATCCTACGAGTATATTGCGTCTTGAAAATAGATTTTCTCAAGAaaccataaattatttaaaggatAGAGGTCATGTTATGGCAATGTTGCCTGCGTTTACTGAAATGGTTGGACAAGCTGGTGCTCTAGTTCGACATACAAATGGTGTATTAGAAGGAGCCTGGGATGTGCGGAGTAACGGATTTGCTGCTGGTTTCtag
- the LOC125048500 gene encoding oxamate amidohydrolase proenzyme-like isoform X2, whose amino-acid sequence MDVSVMAPSAMVVTPHHLATQTAIMILRQGGTAIEAMVAAAATIAVVYPHMNSIGGDSFWLILPPNGEPIAIDASGPAGSLADLNFFQGINKIPDKGPKSAITVAGTVAGWDAALRYLTESGYQPMPVANLLSDAIAYSEHGFPISSCQAKANEIFKTRLTNFTQDFKDIFFPDGRVLKTGDLLYQKKLANTFKDLANNGLDSFYRGTVAQSIVEDMQTLGMPITESDLFNYNAIRCRPLRLQHSHGELLNLPPPTQGVLSLSILGMLDDLHIDGKHEGEFIHAAVEATKQAFKLRDTYITDPRYMNVSAQSLLSKSNIFEMASHIDLERASPEGNGDGPGDTIWMGIMDKEGFSVSFIQSIFHEYGSGVVLPKTGILWQNRGVSFNLNPGSLRFIVPGKKPFHTLNPAAAILNDGRVMVYGTRGGDGQPQTQTAIFHRYVVQGKNLQQSVYDPRWAYGPFTMDPTSILRLENRFSQETINYLKDRGHVMAMLPAFTEMVGQAGALVRHTNGVLEGAWDVRSNGFAAGF is encoded by the coding sequence ATGGACGTAAGTGTGATGGCACCAAGTGCCATGGTGGTTACACCACATCACCTGGCTACTCAAACTGCCATAATGATATTACGACAGGGTGGGACAGCTATTGAAGCAATGGTTGCCGCTGCAGCGACAATAGCGGTTGTGTACCCTCATATGAATAGTATAGGAGGTGATAGTTTCTGGCTGATTCTACCACCAAATGGTGAACCCATAGCGATTGATGCGTCTGGTCCGGCAGGAAGCTTAGCTGATCTGAACTTTTTTCAAGGCATTAATAAAATTCCAGACAAAGGTCCAAAGTCTGCGATTACAGTAGCAGGAACAGTTGCAGGCTGGGATGCGGCATTGAGATATCTAACGGAATCTGGTTATCAACCGATGCCTGTCGCTAATCTTCTATCAGACGCCATAGCGTACTCTGAACATGGTTTTCCAATTTCATCATGCCAGGCAAAagcaaatgaaatatttaagacAAGGCTAACAAATTTTACTCAAGACttcaaagatatattttttcctgATGGTAGAGTTTTGAAAACTGGGGATCTTTTGTATCAGAAAAAGTTAGCAAACACTTTTAAAGATCTTGCAAATAACGGATTGGATAGTTTCTATCGTGGCACTGTAGCTCAATCAATAGTAGAAGATATGCAAACTCTCGGTATGCCTATAACAGAATCCgacctttttaattataatgctATACGATGTCGCCCTTTGAGGCTGCAACATTCGCATGGTGAGTTATTAAACTTACCACCACCTACACAAGGGGTACTTTCGCTATCCATACTTGGTATGTTAGACGACTTACACATTGATGGAAAACATGAAGGTGAATTTATTCATGCCGCTGTTGAAGCTACAAAGCAGGCATTTAAATTGCGCGATACATACATAACTGATCCTAGATATATGAATGTTTCTGCTCAATCATTGCTTTCGAAAAGTAATATCTTTGAAATGGCAAGCCACATAGATCTAGAAAGGGCTTCACCCGAAGGAAATGGAGATGGGCCAGGTGACACAATTTGGATGGGTATTATGGATAAGGAAGGATTTTCAGTATCTTTTATACAAAGTATATTCCACGAATATGGAAGTGGCGTAGTGCTACCTAAGACTGGTATTTTGTGGCAGAATAGAggtgtttcatttaatttaaatccgGGCAGTTTAAGATTTATAGTACCGGGAAAAAAACCTTTTCACACTCTTAACCCAGCTGCTGCAATATTGAACGATGGAAGAGTTATGGTATACGGAACTCGTGGTGGAGATGGCCAACCCCAAACTCAAACAGCAATTTTTCACAGATATGTGGTCCAAGGAAAGAATTTACAACAATCTGTTTACGACCCACGATGGGCATATGGGCCATTTACTATGGATCCTACGAGTATATTGCGTCTTGAAAATAGATTTTCTCAAGAaaccataaattatttaaaggatAGAGGTCATGTTATGGCAATGTTGCCTGCGTTTACTGAAATGGTTGGACAAGCTGGTGCTCTAGTTCGACATACAAATGGTGTATTAGAAGGAGCCTGGGATGTGCGGAGTAACGGATTTGCTGCTGGTTTCtag